The Thermoflexus hugenholtzii JAD2 genomic interval CAGCGGCGTCGTCGCCCGATAGCGCGGGACGAAAACCCGGGGAATCTCCTCCACCGGGATCCCTCCCCCCGTATCCCGCACGCTCAGGAAGAGCACGTCGGGGATGCTGGGATTGCGGCGGGCCCGCAGGACGATGGCCGTGCCTGGACGGCTGCAGAGGGCCGCATTGTTCAAGAGGTGATAGAGGATCTGTTGCCCCGCATCCCGGTCCAGCCGCACCGGAGGCAGGTCCTCCGGCCACTCCATCTCCACCCGGAGGCCCCGCTCCTGGAGCACCGGCTGCAACTGCTGGAGGGCCTCGTCTCGGACCTCCTCCAAGCGCAGCGGGCCGGGCTCCAGCCGGTAGGATCCGGCCTCCAGGGCGGCGATCTGCAGGGTCTCCCGGATCAGCCCCGCCATACGCTCGATGTTGGCCCGGATCCGCAGCAGGAACTGCCGCTGGGTGGCGCCCAGGATCCCCACTGCCTCCCCTAGGAGCAGATCTGTATAGCCCAGGATGGCGGTGAGCGGCGTGCGCAGCTCCTGGAGGAGGGCCAGGACCAGCCCATCTCGCTCCTCCCCGGATCCAGAGGGAGTTTCCTTAACCGAGGCGGCCGCCACCGGCAGGGCGGCCTGAGCCTCCAGCAGCTGGGCCAGCTCCTCCGCCCGGCGTCGCCAGCGCTCCCACTCCTCTTCCGCCTCCGCCGCCCGGGTGGCCCAGCGATGGATTTCCCGCTGCAGCGACCGGCGCTCCTCTTCCAGCCGGGCCTCCAGCTGCCGGATGGTCTCCTGGCGCTCCTGCTCCAGGGCCTGTAGCGCCGCCTCCAGGCGCGTCAGGCGCTCCCGCTCCCGGAACAGGCACAACGTCCGGGCCAGCGCTCCGGCCATCTCCCGGGCCAGCCCGGGATCCGGGGGGCAGCTTTTCCCGGCCTCCGGGGGATAGCCGATCAGCCAGAGGCCCAGAACCTGATCCGAAACGACAAGGGGCTCCACCTGCAGGGAGCCGATGCGCTCCATCCCGAAGGCCTGCCAGAGGCGGAGGAAGGCCTCTCCGGCCTGATCCGCCGGGGTCATGAAGTCCCCCCGACGTTGATCGATCGCCTCCTGACAGCGCGGGTATTCCGACAGCGTCAGGACGAGGTCCGAGCCGGCGCGGGGCAGGTTTTCCCCCTCCCGGGCGATGAAGACCAGGTGGTCCTCCTGCAAGAGCCCGATCCCCGTCCAGCGCGCGCCGAGCCATTCCCGCGCCATCCGGAGGGCTTCCCGGAAAGGATCCGAGACCTCCCGATCCTGAAGGGCCTGGAGCAGGCTCGCCGTCCAGGCCAGCCACGCGGATGCGGCCTGCCGCATCGCCGAAGGGCGCCCCCACGCCCCATCCAAGGCGAGCTGATAGGTCCCCGCCAGCCAGAGCGGATACGCGGCGAGGGCGCCCAGGCGGATCCATGGGGAAAGATGGGTTCCCAGGAGCGGGGCGTTCAGCTGCAGCAGCGCCCCCAGGGCGAGGAGGGAGAAGCCCAGGGCCCCGGAGGTGGGGAACCTCCGCGGGCGCTGGGAGAGCAGCAGCCCTCCGATGGCCAGGTTGAGCCCCAGCGCCCACAGGGTCCATGCCCGCTCCGGAGGGGTGGTGACGTAGACGGCCGTGGGATCCTGGAGGGCGATGCTCCACCAAGCCGGCGCCGTTGCCCCATAAGCGCCCAGGACCAGCACCGTATGGAGGGCCGGCGCCCAGAGCCCGGGCCCCGCGCCGGCCATGGCCCAGCCCAGCCATCCCCACGTCGCCAGATCCACCGCCCGCTCCAGCGGCGGCAGGAGCGTCCCCGGAGGCAACCCCCGCGTCTCCCCGAAGGCCGCCCCGAACAGGATCAGGCGGCCCATCAGGCCCAGGCCAGCGGCCACCATCAGGCGATCCGCGAGCCCGCCCCTGCCGGACCGGCGCCGGAGGTCGAGGGCCATCAGGAGCAGGCCCTCCAGAGCCAGGCCCACGAGGAGATGGTAGAACAGGGAGGCGGAGGCCTCCGTCAGCCCGCGCATCAGCGCCTGGATCCCTTCCATTCGCTATCCCCCGGAGGATGCTCCGGATCCTTCGCCCGGAGGGCTCCCTCCGGCTTCTTGCTGGACCATCCGGGTGGCGGCCATGGCGAGGCCGATCATCAGCCAGAACCACTGCACCATGTGATGGAAATCGAAGTTCACGAAGTGATGATCGAAGATCCCGCTGACCAGCGCGGCGAGCACCGCCCCGTGGAGGCCCAGCCAGAGCGGCTCCAGCTCGGGCCGACGCCGGACCCCCCGCCGAGCCCTCCAGGCGGCGATGAACAGCACCCCGATGACCAGCAGGAAAATCCCCAGCCCGACCAGCCCCATCTGCACCGCCACCAGCAGGTAGATGCTGGCCACCTTGATGTAGAGATCCACATCCGGCACCCCGGCGAACCCGACGCCGAACAGCGGATAGCGGGAGATCAGGGTAAGGGCATCCCGATACTCTCCGAACCGCATGCGGGTGGCCAGGTCTTCCCCTCGCAACCCGGCCAGAAGATGCAGCGTGTAGCTCCGGGTCGCGGGGAGCAACAGCACCCCTACAAGGAGGATCAGCAGGAACGGGAGCGCACGGCGGTAGCGCAGAAGGCTGAGGGCCAGGAGGGCCGCCGCCGCCCCGATGAACGAGCCCCGGGAGAACGTCAGCAACAGCGCCACCACCATCATCCCCAGGAACATCAAGAGGAGCGGCCGGGGCCACACCGGATGCCGGGCGAAGGCCTGCGGGAAGGCCAGGGCGATCAGGGTGGACAGCGTCGCCCCCAGCAGGTTGGGGTCCACCGCCGTCCCGATGGCCCGCTCCGGCTGCTGCGGATCATCCAGGATGTAGCGCAGGACCGGGCCGCCCTCCGGGTAGTAGCCCAGGGACCGCAGCCGCAGCAGCCATTCCTCCGCCCGGGCGTCGGGGAGCGCATAGAGGACGACCGCCACGAGGGCCGCCAGGAATCCCAGCCCGAGGATCCATCGGACCAGCCGGGCCAGCCGCGTCGGATCCCGAACGAGGGTGACCACCCAGAAGAACGAGGCGATGGAGAGCAGGAACTCGGCGAACCGCCGGGCCACCGTCTGGGTCAGGGAGGCATGGCCCAGCCCTGCCAGGAAGGTCACCAGCGTGGTCCCCATGAAGGCCAGCACCGGGAAGGCCAGGGCCGTCCCCTCCAGGGCCGCCGTCCGCCCAGCGGCCCACCAGGCCAGCCCGCTCAGCAACCAGCCCATGACCGCCAGGTCCAGCCAGGTGGGGGTGAAGCCCAGGCGGACCGGGAAGGTGGCGAAGGGAAGCAGGAAGATCACCGCGAAAACCAGGAAGAAAGCCAGGTCGACAGAGCTGAGGACACCCAGGACCAGGAAGGCGCCGATCAGCCCTCCCAGCGCCAGGATCGGCCCCCCGGTGGCGATCCCCCATCCCAGCCCCCAGGCCATCACCAGGCCCAGGGCCAGCACCCCCATGCTCGGTATCGGGAAAGAACAAAGCCGCGCCTGCAACCGATCCTCCCTTCCTCAGCGCCCCCATGCCAGGGAGCCTGAACCACTGGTCTCCCAGAACCCGTTTCCATCCCTCGACCCCGGCGAAGATCCTGATGGCGGGGCTGAGTCTGATTATAATCCTCGTGGGCTCCTTCACAGGGAACGCGAAGAGGGCTCCCTCGGGCCTTGAACGGAAGGACATTCCCGGAAGGAGGCGCACATGGACGCCTTCGCTGCCACCCTTCATCATGCCTATCGAGTGGCCGTGGAGGCCGCCGTGGAGGCCGGCCGGGTCCTCCGCTGGCACTTCCGGCGCGGCCTGGAGATCCATTACAAAGGGGAGATCGATCTCGTGACCGAAGCGGATCTCGCCGCCGAGCAGGTCCTGATCTCCCGCATCCGCGAGGCGTTCCCGGACCATCAGCTGCTATCAGAGGAAAGCGGGGAGATCCTCCAGCGCTCTCCCTGGCTCTGGGTGGTGGATCCGCTGGATGGGACCACGAACTTCGCCCACGGGTTCCCGGTTTTCTCGGTTTCCATCGCGTTGCTCCATGAAGGGCAGCGGGTTCTGGGCGTGGTTTACGACGTGATGCGGGACGAGCTGTTCGCCGCCCGGCGAGGAGAGGGGGCCTTCCTGAACGGACGGCCCATCCGGGTCAGCCGGACCTCCCGGCTGGAGGCGGCGCTGCTGGTGACCGGATTCCCCTATGACCGGCAGGAGTCCCCCTTCGACAACACTCGGGAGTTCGTCGCCCTGCTCAAACGCTGCCATGGGGTGTTGCGCGTCGGCTCCGCCGCCCTGGATCTGGCGGCCGTGGCGGCCGGGCGACTGGACGGATACTGGGAGTTCCGGCTGAGCCCGTGGGACCTGGCCGCGGGGGCCCTCCTGGTCGAGGAGGCAGGTGGACGGGTCACCACCCCTGCGGGGGATCCGCTGCCTCCCCTGGGGACAGACATCGTAGCCACCAACGGCTGCATTCACGAGGAGCTCCTGGAGGCCCTGGCTGCTGCGCGCGCCGGCGCTTGACCGAAGGGGAAGGCTCCGTGTAAAATGAAGGACGGCCCTGCGGGGTGGTGTAAGGGGCAACACACCGGACTCTGGATCCGGGTATGGAGGTTCGAGTCCTCCCCCCGCAGCCAGTCCGGCAGGAAAGGGCCGCTCCGTGCGGCCCTTTCTTCATCCGTTGCCAGACCACGCGGGAGGCGCTCCGTGTTCGCAGTCATTGAGATCGGCGGACATCAGTATCGCGTGAAGGCCGGCGATCGGATCCAGGTGGAAAAGCTCGACCTCCCTCCGGGCGCATCCCTGGAGATCGACCGCGTTCTCATGGTCGGGGAGGGCGAGGGGGTGCAGATCGGCCGTCCGGTCGTCCCCCAGGCTCGGGTCCGGGCGACCGTGCTGGGCCACGTGAAGGGGGAGAAGA includes:
- a CDS encoding sensor histidine kinase, with translation MEGIQALMRGLTEASASLFYHLLVGLALEGLLLMALDLRRRSGRGGLADRLMVAAGLGLMGRLILFGAAFGETRGLPPGTLLPPLERAVDLATWGWLGWAMAGAGPGLWAPALHTVLVLGAYGATAPAWWSIALQDPTAVYVTTPPERAWTLWALGLNLAIGGLLLSQRPRRFPTSGALGFSLLALGALLQLNAPLLGTHLSPWIRLGALAAYPLWLAGTYQLALDGAWGRPSAMRQAASAWLAWTASLLQALQDREVSDPFREALRMAREWLGARWTGIGLLQEDHLVFIAREGENLPRAGSDLVLTLSEYPRCQEAIDQRRGDFMTPADQAGEAFLRLWQAFGMERIGSLQVEPLVVSDQVLGLWLIGYPPEAGKSCPPDPGLAREMAGALARTLCLFRERERLTRLEAALQALEQERQETIRQLEARLEEERRSLQREIHRWATRAAEAEEEWERWRRRAEELAQLLEAQAALPVAAASVKETPSGSGEERDGLVLALLQELRTPLTAILGYTDLLLGEAVGILGATQRQFLLRIRANIERMAGLIRETLQIAALEAGSYRLEPGPLRLEEVRDEALQQLQPVLQERGLRVEMEWPEDLPPVRLDRDAGQQILYHLLNNAALCSRPGTAIVLRARRNPSIPDVLFLSVRDTGGGIPVEEIPRVFVPRYRATTPLIPGVGDSIGLSIARALVEASGGRIWVESEPGVGSTFTVVLPLAVS
- the rplU gene encoding 50S ribosomal protein L21, which encodes MFAVIEIGGHQYRVKAGDRIQVEKLDLPPGASLEIDRVLMVGEGEGVQIGRPVVPQARVRATVLGHVKGEKIIVFKYRPGAKRYRRKQGHRQTYTLLQIDAVEAGVPASA
- a CDS encoding inositol monophosphatase family protein codes for the protein MDAFAATLHHAYRVAVEAAVEAGRVLRWHFRRGLEIHYKGEIDLVTEADLAAEQVLISRIREAFPDHQLLSEESGEILQRSPWLWVVDPLDGTTNFAHGFPVFSVSIALLHEGQRVLGVVYDVMRDELFAARRGEGAFLNGRPIRVSRTSRLEAALLVTGFPYDRQESPFDNTREFVALLKRCHGVLRVGSAALDLAAVAAGRLDGYWEFRLSPWDLAAGALLVEEAGGRVTTPAGDPLPPLGTDIVATNGCIHEELLEALAAARAGA
- a CDS encoding O-antigen ligase family protein, translated to MQARLCSFPIPSMGVLALGLVMAWGLGWGIATGGPILALGGLIGAFLVLGVLSSVDLAFFLVFAVIFLLPFATFPVRLGFTPTWLDLAVMGWLLSGLAWWAAGRTAALEGTALAFPVLAFMGTTLVTFLAGLGHASLTQTVARRFAEFLLSIASFFWVVTLVRDPTRLARLVRWILGLGFLAALVAVVLYALPDARAEEWLLRLRSLGYYPEGGPVLRYILDDPQQPERAIGTAVDPNLLGATLSTLIALAFPQAFARHPVWPRPLLLMFLGMMVVALLLTFSRGSFIGAAAALLALSLLRYRRALPFLLILLVGVLLLPATRSYTLHLLAGLRGEDLATRMRFGEYRDALTLISRYPLFGVGFAGVPDVDLYIKVASIYLLVAVQMGLVGLGIFLLVIGVLFIAAWRARRGVRRRPELEPLWLGLHGAVLAALVSGIFDHHFVNFDFHHMVQWFWLMIGLAMAATRMVQQEAGGSPPGEGSGASSGG